DNA sequence from the Chloroflexota bacterium genome:
GGGGTTGGTTTCCAGCCCCGGATGCTCGATGGCACGGCAGAATTCCCTCCAGTTCCATGGATGGTAGGATAGAGTGAGGCAAATCCACTTGCCGTCCCGGCATTGATAGTAATTCCTCATCGGGTCTGTTGACCTGCGCTGATGTCGGGGGACTTCCTGGTCCATGGTGAGCGCATTCAGGACGTTGAAGTACTGGAGGAACATGGCGGAGCCGAGGAGGGAGGGCTGAAGCTCCTGACCTATGCCGGTGCGCTCCCTGGCAAACAGGGCGGTCAGGAGGGCATGGCTGGTGATAATGGCTGTAACCTGGTCTATCAGCCCAAACTGGACGAGCAAAGGCGGCATGTCTGGTTCGCCCATGCAGTACATCATCCCCGACCTTCCTTGTCCCTGAAAATCGAAGCAGCCCTGCTGGCTGTCCGGGCCTTTGGAACCATAGGCGGAGACTGAAGCATAGATCAGTTTGGGATTGATTTGACGCAGTACGGGATAGGTCATTCTCATATTCTCTACCGTCTTGGGGCGCAGGTTGGTGAGAAAGATGGCGCATTTGGACACTAGGCGATAGGCAATCTGCTTGCCCTCCTCTTTGCTCAGGTCCAGGGTGATGCTCTTCTTGTGGCGGTTAGCGCCCTCGTAGAAAAGACTCAACCCGTTTTTGGAAACCCAGACCTTGCCGAAACGAGACAGGCGTCTCAAGGGGTCTCCCACCTTCGGCTGCTCTATCTTTATCACCTCTGCCCCCAGATCGCCCAGGATGGCGAGCGCCCCTGGTCCGGCATGGAACGCCCCCCATTCCAGGGCACTGATTCCTTCCAGTGGTTTAAGTGAAGCACGCTCCTCTTCCAAACTGGTGATTTCTCCTTTAGACACGCGGTCAAGAGAATGATTTCTGGTTGTTTACATCCCCAACTCGGCGCGGGTGTGGATGAAGGCCAACAGGTTATCACGGGCGACCATGCCGACGATGTTGTTGTTCTCCACTACCGGCAGTTGATTAACGTCCTCGTCAGTGAGCAGTTGCATGGCGTTAGACAGGTCGTCGTCCGGCCTTACCCACTTCAGTTTGTCCATAGGTGTCATGACCTCCCTCACGCTTCTACTAGACCAGACTTCACGGGGGACCACCTTCACATTATGCATGGTGATCATCCCCAGCGCCCGGCCGTCCTCTACTACGGGGAAGCAGCGGCGGCCGGAGGTCAGGATATGGTCGTTTACCAGTTCTGCCACAGTGAGTCTGGGGGAAACCACCTGGCAATCGCTGGTCATGAGTTCGCTGATCTTGTGGCCTCGAAGCATGTCCTGGAGGGCCACCTGCCGGTAGCTTCCCACAGCAGCGTTATCCAGAAACCAGCCGACAACTATTATCCACAAACCGTTGAACCAGTAATCTCGCCCCTGGAAAATCAGAAAGATGCCGCCGAAGATAAAGAGGTAGCCGAAGCCTCTGCCGATGGTTGAGGCGGTTCTGGTAGCTCTTCTCAGATTGTCTGAGCGCCACCAGAGGATGGAGCGCAGCACTCGCCCTCCGTCCATGGGGAATCCGGGAATCATGTTGAATGCGGCCAGCATCAGGTTGATATAGCCGAGCCAGAAGGACATGCCTGCCAATGGCTCGATGGAGTCTCTGGTGGTGAAGTAAGTCGCCAGGAATATACCTCCCAGCACCAGGCTGGTGGCTGGCCCGGCTATGGCCATGCGGAACTCAGTGCCGGGCTTTCCCGGCTCCTGGGTGAGCTGGGATACCCCGCCGAAGATGAACAGGGTAATAGCGCTGACCTGCATGCCTGCAGCCTGTGCCACCCGGCTGTGGGCTAGCTCGTGGGCCAGCACCGAGGCAAAGAAAAGGATACTGGTAGTCGCTGCGATGAGCCAGTTTGTTGCCGTGCTCCAGTGGTAAAGGTCATGGAAATCTATGGCCAGGAAGTAGGTCACCAATCCAAATATGATGAACCAGGACCAGTGCAACCTCACGGGGATGCCGAAGTATTTGCCTATAGGCACTCCTCCCTGTAACATCTTCTTCCTCCTCTGCGGTGGGTTTCCGATCCCCCGGGATCGTCTATTGTGGATCGGCCTTTGGTGTGCTCTCACTAATAAGATATCACAGGGGGTGATCAAAAACTATCAAAAAACTACCATGCAGGACGATTATATCGTGATAGATTGTAATGCTGCCAGCCGTTCTTGGTGGTTGGTGACTGTCATCCTTCCGCAGAAGGACGACCTGACGGATATATTGAGATGGGTTCAGGCCGGGCCTATTTGTCCGAGGGCGAGTGAAGCATTAGAATAGGAATCGCCTAAGGGAATCGGTGTAGGACAATTGATTACAGGGCGGATTCCCAGGCCAGGTAAGCGATGGCTGGAGGGTTAGCGAGTGCAGGTCAAGTTGTCTGAGAAGAGACTTCAGGAATTCGAGCGCATCTTCTATCCCCGTTCCATTGCAGTGGTCGGTGCCTCCAAGGATGAGCGGAAGATGGGCTCCCGGTGGGTGAAGGGCTTGGTTGACTCTGGCTTCAAGGGCCCGGTCTATCCGGTCAACCCCAGTGGAGGTGAGATATTTGGTTCCAGAGTTTACCCCACTATGAAGGCAATTCCGGGCCCGGTGGACCTGGTGGTCTGCTGCATCCCCAGGGACTTTGTCCTCGATCTCCTGGACGATTGTGCTGCCAAGGGGATAGGGGCCATCTATTTCTTCACCGCCGGATTCCGGGAGACGGGCAAACCTGAGTGGGTCCGGGTGGAGGAGGAGATGGCGAGACGGGCGCGGGAGGGAGGGTTCAGGATCATTGGCCCCAATTGTATCGGTGTCTGTTGTCCCGAACACGGGATACCCTACGGACCATCAACTTTGCTGGGTAGGGTGGGTTCGGCAGGCTTCATCTCTCAGAGTGGTGGGCATGCCGGGAAGATGATGGAGATTGCCACCAGTCGGCGGATTGGTTTCAGCAAGGTGATCAGCATCGGCAATTGTTGCGATCTGGGCAGTGCTGACTTTCTGGAATACATGGCTGTTGACCCCAAGACCAGTGTCATTGGCCTCTATCTGGAAGTACCGCGGGATAGCCGGCGCTTGGTTCAGACCATGAAGGCTACTTCGGGGAAGAAGCCTGTAGTAGTCTGGAAAGGGGGCCGGACGGCAGCGGGAGCCAGAGCGGTTAACTCTCATACAGGAGTTCTGGCAGCCTCGGCTGCTCTGTGGTCGTCAGCTTTGAGACAGGCAGGGGCTATCGAGGTCAGAGGTTTGGACGAACTGGCGGATACCCTCCTCCTTTTCCAGAGAGTTGGCAGGCTTGAGAGAACTAACCTGGGCATTATCTGTGGGCTCACCGACGGTGGCGGTGGTGAGGCGGTTATGACTGCCGATGCCTGTGCTGCTCTTGGAATTGATGTCTCTCCTTTCACCGAGAGAACGCGGCGGGAGTTGCTGGGGCTTCTCGGCCAGGTGGGCAGTGTCCTGGTCAATCCGCTGGATGTCAGTCAGCGCCCCGGTGATTTGCAGACGTTCGAGAGAGCTATTGAATTGGTGGCTAATGAACCTCATATCGACATCATCGCCATCTATGAGAATGCCGATCTGCTGGTAGGATTCATGACCAAGGGAGTGGCGGATCTCATCAATGGTGTTATTGTGAAATCCAGCCGGAAGCAAAGTAAGCCCATTATTGTGATCTCTCCGCCGGGGTCATCTGATGCGGAGCGGCTGGA
Encoded proteins:
- a CDS encoding CoA transferase, translated to MEEERASLKPLEGISALEWGAFHAGPGALAILGDLGAEVIKIEQPKVGDPLRRLSRFGKVWVSKNGLSLFYEGANRHKKSITLDLSKEEGKQIAYRLVSKCAIFLTNLRPKTVENMRMTYPVLRQINPKLIYASVSAYGSKGPDSQQGCFDFQGQGRSGMMYCMGEPDMPPLLVQFGLIDQVTAIITSHALLTALFARERTGIGQELQPSLLGSAMFLQYFNVLNALTMDQEVPRHQRRSTDPMRNYYQCRDGKWICLTLSYHPWNWREFCRAIEHPGLETNPKFDTREKRMEHCEELIDFLDKVIATKTQKEWHRILVEHDVFCTPVNTPLGLKDDPQVLANSYIVDFDHPVFGKGMVPGYPIHFSETAADTRGLAPQLGEHTEEILRDIGGYSDSEIARFRQTEVI
- a CDS encoding site-2 protease family protein; translated protein: MLQGGVPIGKYFGIPVRLHWSWFIIFGLVTYFLAIDFHDLYHWSTATNWLIAATTSILFFASVLAHELAHSRVAQAAGMQVSAITLFIFGGVSQLTQEPGKPGTEFRMAIAGPATSLVLGGIFLATYFTTRDSIEPLAGMSFWLGYINLMLAAFNMIPGFPMDGGRVLRSILWWRSDNLRRATRTASTIGRGFGYLFIFGGIFLIFQGRDYWFNGLWIIVVGWFLDNAAVGSYRQVALQDMLRGHKISELMTSDCQVVSPRLTVAELVNDHILTSGRRCFPVVEDGRALGMITMHNVKVVPREVWSSRSVREVMTPMDKLKWVRPDDDLSNAMQLLTDEDVNQLPVVENNNIVGMVARDNLLAFIHTRAELGM
- a CDS encoding CoA-binding protein, translating into MQVKLSEKRLQEFERIFYPRSIAVVGASKDERKMGSRWVKGLVDSGFKGPVYPVNPSGGEIFGSRVYPTMKAIPGPVDLVVCCIPRDFVLDLLDDCAAKGIGAIYFFTAGFRETGKPEWVRVEEEMARRAREGGFRIIGPNCIGVCCPEHGIPYGPSTLLGRVGSAGFISQSGGHAGKMMEIATSRRIGFSKVISIGNCCDLGSADFLEYMAVDPKTSVIGLYLEVPRDSRRLVQTMKATSGKKPVVVWKGGRTAAGARAVNSHTGVLAASAALWSSALRQAGAIEVRGLDELADTLLLFQRVGRLERTNLGIICGLTDGGGGEAVMTADACAALGIDVSPFTERTRRELLGLLGQVGSVLVNPLDVSQRPGDLQTFERAIELVANEPHIDIIAIYENADLLVGFMTKGVADLINGVIVKSSRKQSKPIIVISPPGSSDAERLDIEYRLSDAGIPVYPSVERAARAIANVNQYYRRRAGNPGS